The Lacrimispora xylanolytica genome has a segment encoding these proteins:
- a CDS encoding carbohydrate ABC transporter permease: MHSKNKLSLGQKQSRAGWAFLTPAVLLIAIMSFLPMIQALFLSFQTGIGNKMKWTGVTNYIRMFKDPVFVQALKNNFIYLIIQVPVMLILALVLASLLNHKDLRFKGLFRTAIFLPCATSLVSYAVIFRSLFAVDGLVNNILMKLGFLSTGYNFLGHPNSARVVIILALIWRWTGYNMVFYLSGLQNIEYSVYEAAKIDGASPIQSFFRITVPLLRPTILLTAIMSTNGTLQLFDESVNLTNGGPANATITMSHYIYNVSFKYVPNFGYAASMSYLILFLVAVLAFVQLKVGDKRD, encoded by the coding sequence ATTCATTCTAAGAATAAGCTTTCATTGGGTCAGAAACAGAGCAGGGCAGGCTGGGCATTTTTAACTCCTGCGGTTCTTTTAATTGCAATCATGAGCTTTCTGCCCATGATTCAGGCCCTCTTCCTTTCGTTCCAGACAGGAATCGGCAACAAGATGAAATGGACGGGTGTGACCAATTACATCCGAATGTTCAAGGATCCGGTTTTTGTACAGGCGCTGAAAAACAATTTTATCTATCTGATTATTCAGGTGCCTGTTATGTTGATTTTAGCGCTGGTGCTGGCTTCCCTGTTAAATCATAAGGATCTTCGGTTTAAAGGGCTCTTCCGCACCGCCATATTTCTGCCATGTGCCACCTCACTGGTATCCTATGCTGTAATCTTCCGTTCCTTATTCGCTGTGGATGGCCTGGTGAACAATATCTTAATGAAATTGGGATTCCTGTCCACAGGCTATAACTTTTTAGGACATCCAAACAGTGCCAGAGTCGTAATCATTCTGGCACTGATCTGGAGATGGACTGGCTATAACATGGTATTTTACTTATCCGGCCTTCAAAATATTGAATATTCTGTTTATGAAGCGGCTAAAATCGATGGAGCATCCCCCATTCAGTCATTCTTTCGGATTACGGTGCCTCTTTTGCGGCCAACCATTCTTCTGACTGCAATCATGTCCACCAACGGAACTCTGCAGCTGTTTGATGAATCCGTGAACTTGACCAATGGCGGACCGGCAAACGCTACCATCACCATGTCACACTATATTTATAATGTTTCATTTAAGTATGTACCTAATTTCGGATATGCGGCATCCATGTCCTATCTGATTCTCTTTTTGGTGGCAGTGCTTGCATTCGTTCAGTTAAAGGTAGGTGATAAACGTGACTAA